A single region of the Hyphomicrobiales bacterium genome encodes:
- a CDS encoding conserved exported hypothetical protein (Evidence 4 : Unknown function but conserved in other organisms), with protein sequence MIKRAALLILLLFLIPLATHAAWWHERGWPRSWSDADWTSARILPEAAAEPEAVIHVLAARVGRWRGIVAHHSWVVLKQAGAARYSRYDVVGWGNPVRTNHREADARWFGNEPSILFSLRGPDAQALIPRIEAAISAYPHAASGSYAAWPGPNSNTFVSYLATQVPQLAGALLPTALGKDFRTDGWLNGGLFAGLAPSRSGVQLSVLGALGVTVAWIEGIEINCLGLVAGLDIRRPALKLPGWGRVGLSPA encoded by the coding sequence TTGATCAAGCGCGCCGCCCTCCTGATCCTCCTCCTGTTCCTGATCCCGCTTGCCACCCATGCGGCGTGGTGGCACGAGAGGGGCTGGCCCCGTTCCTGGTCCGACGCCGACTGGACATCCGCGCGCATCCTGCCGGAGGCAGCCGCCGAGCCTGAAGCAGTCATCCACGTACTCGCCGCGCGGGTCGGGCGCTGGCGAGGCATCGTGGCGCATCATAGCTGGGTCGTACTGAAACAGGCGGGTGCGGCGCGTTATTCCCGCTACGACGTGGTGGGCTGGGGCAATCCGGTCAGAACCAACCATCGCGAGGCCGACGCCCGCTGGTTCGGCAACGAGCCCAGCATCCTGTTCTCGCTGCGTGGGCCGGACGCGCAGGCGCTCATTCCGCGCATCGAAGCGGCTATTTCCGCCTATCCGCATGCCGCTTCCGGCAGCTATGCGGCATGGCCGGGCCCGAACTCCAATACCTTCGTGTCGTATCTGGCGACGCAGGTGCCACAGCTTGCGGGCGCGCTGTTGCCGACCGCGCTGGGCAAGGACTTCCGCACGGATGGCTGGCTCAACGGCGGCCTGTTCGCGGGCCTCGCGCCGAGCCGCAGCGGTGTGCAATTGTCCGTGCTGGGCGCCCTGGGGGTCACCGTGGCGTGGATCGAGGGCATCGAGATCAATTGTCTCGGGCTCGTCGCCGGTCTCGATATCCGGCGCCCTGCCCTGAAGTTGCCGGGGTGGGGACGCGTCGGCCTGTCCCCGGCCTGA
- the clsA gene encoding Cardiolipin synthase A translates to MTFLDPANLIWLTHGAVIAGISIHVIMKRPATGVALAWLLLIALLPFVGPLLYFLIGNRRISGRRSRGFQHLRQVYESDADQTDSDVAPEIDWSDLPPSANGIHHLGLLTAGSSLTKDNAFTLLSGTDEILDRIARDIDGAKTSILMEFYIWNAGGKADEILAALVRAAERGVSCRVLIDALGARPWWKTDQPQRLREAGVELREALPVGLLRSAVGRTDLRLHRKVVVIDQAIAWTGSMNLVDPAFFKQDAGVGEWVDAMVRLEGGVVTSLAAVMVGDWSLETGDKPLILTPRPQMVLTPATTADALAGDGANDEPKPDGQMPGAAMQVVASGPGETGDGLLLMLLALVSAATSELVLTTPYFVPDESLLRALRAASGRGVKVSLILPEKVDSLLSRYASRSYYDELLEMGVNVYLYKGGLLHTKSITADGALAMFGTVNLDMRSLWLNYEVALFVYDQDFARTLRRLQETYISDSELLKGSSWSARPFMERFVENVLRLSGPLL, encoded by the coding sequence TTGACCTTTCTTGATCCGGCCAATCTCATTTGGCTGACACATGGCGCGGTCATCGCGGGGATTTCCATCCACGTGATCATGAAGCGTCCGGCCACGGGCGTGGCGCTTGCGTGGCTGCTCCTGATCGCGCTCCTGCCCTTCGTTGGTCCCCTTCTCTATTTCCTCATCGGCAATCGCCGCATCAGCGGCCGCCGCTCGCGCGGCTTCCAGCACCTGCGCCAAGTCTATGAGAGCGATGCGGACCAGACCGACAGCGATGTCGCGCCGGAGATCGACTGGTCAGACCTTCCGCCGAGCGCCAACGGCATCCACCATCTCGGCCTTCTCACCGCCGGCAGCAGCCTGACGAAGGACAACGCTTTCACGCTCCTCTCCGGTACCGATGAAATCCTCGACAGGATTGCCCGGGACATCGACGGCGCGAAAACCAGTATCCTGATGGAGTTCTACATCTGGAACGCCGGCGGGAAGGCGGACGAAATCCTGGCGGCGCTCGTTCGGGCGGCGGAGCGTGGCGTGAGCTGCCGCGTCCTCATCGATGCGCTGGGCGCGCGGCCCTGGTGGAAAACGGATCAGCCCCAGCGGCTGCGCGAGGCCGGCGTCGAACTGCGCGAGGCGTTGCCCGTCGGCCTCCTGCGCAGCGCCGTCGGCCGCACGGATCTCAGACTCCACCGCAAGGTGGTCGTAATCGACCAGGCCATCGCCTGGACAGGCAGCATGAATCTCGTCGATCCTGCCTTCTTCAAACAGGATGCCGGCGTCGGCGAATGGGTCGATGCCATGGTCCGCCTGGAAGGCGGCGTGGTGACCTCGCTGGCTGCCGTGATGGTCGGGGACTGGTCGCTCGAGACCGGCGACAAACCCCTCATTCTCACGCCCCGCCCACAGATGGTCCTCACCCCCGCGACAACAGCCGATGCGCTTGCCGGCGATGGGGCCAACGACGAGCCCAAGCCGGACGGGCAGATGCCGGGCGCGGCGATGCAGGTTGTCGCCTCCGGCCCCGGCGAGACGGGCGATGGGCTTCTGCTCATGCTGCTCGCGCTGGTGAGCGCCGCCACATCCGAACTCGTTCTGACCACGCCCTATTTCGTGCCCGACGAGTCATTGTTGCGAGCCTTGCGCGCAGCATCCGGCCGCGGCGTGAAAGTCTCGCTTATCCTTCCCGAGAAGGTCGACTCTCTGCTCAGCCGATACGCCAGTCGCTCCTATTACGATGAACTTCTCGAGATGGGCGTGAATGTCTACCTTTACAAAGGCGGACTTCTGCACACCAAGTCGATTACCGCAGACGGGGCGCTCGCTATGTTCGGCACCGTCAATCTCGACATGCGCAGCTTGTGGCTCAACTATGAAGTCGCGCTGTTCGTCTACGATCAAGATTTCGCGAGGACATTGCGTCGCTTGCAGGAAACATACATCTCGGACTCCGAGTTGCTCAAAGGGAGCAGTTGGTCCGCGCGACCTTTCATGGAGCGGTTCGTCGAGAATGTCCTGCGCCTGTCCGGTCCTCTCCTGTAA
- a CDS encoding ASCH domain-containing protein, whose product MDKHLAMCALSVVNPAGRRIASGEKTVEVRRWIPSLKPADDLLIVENGRYLRQEGDEDVDGRAVAIVRVKAVRPFVMADMEAACASYFEEGWWAWDLVDLRPLSRRATVRAARGIYRVALPAE is encoded by the coding sequence TTGGATAAGCATTTGGCCATGTGCGCGCTGTCAGTCGTCAATCCCGCGGGGCGACGCATTGCTTCGGGCGAGAAGACGGTGGAGGTGCGTCGCTGGATACCATCCCTCAAGCCAGCCGATGACCTGCTGATTGTGGAGAACGGTCGTTATCTCCGTCAGGAGGGCGATGAGGATGTTGACGGACGAGCGGTTGCAATCGTCCGGGTGAAGGCGGTTCGCCCCTTCGTGATGGCGGATATGGAAGCTGCCTGCGCCTCATATTTCGAGGAAGGGTGGTGGGCCTGGGATCTGGTGGACCTCCGGCCCCTATCTCGGCGCGCGACCGTCCGCGCGGCCCGCGGCATTTATCGCGTCGCCTTGCCGGCTGAATGA
- a CDS encoding EamA-like transporter family protein, translating into MLYAVLANLVFAGCDTVVKLLSTRHPVFQIITMQACVASVVVLLIFMRGGYIAKRSGLVHDRHVRNPKLLALRGLLAGIGSTAGLYAFSLLPLADVYAITFASPLLVTMASVVILREEVGIRRWAAVIAGLIGILIMVRPGYAAVNMGHIAAFISIFVSTAVVLIMRSIGATESRNMMVGAVLAGQLMAGIPGTFLWFSPPSAFDIGLVVIGGLLNVAAQFLFLEALRLAPASSVAPMQYTKLVWALIVGALLFGDLPTVHMLLGAAIVIASVLYMFHRERKRGVAPSVA; encoded by the coding sequence ATGCTCTATGCCGTGCTCGCCAATCTCGTCTTCGCCGGCTGCGATACGGTCGTAAAGCTTCTTTCGACCCGCCATCCGGTATTTCAGATCATCACGATGCAGGCCTGCGTGGCATCCGTCGTTGTGCTTCTGATCTTTATGCGCGGCGGCTATATCGCCAAAAGAAGCGGGCTTGTTCACGATCGGCATGTCCGGAATCCCAAGCTTCTGGCATTGCGGGGACTTCTCGCTGGTATCGGATCGACGGCCGGCCTTTACGCCTTTTCCTTGCTTCCGCTTGCTGATGTCTATGCGATAACTTTCGCATCGCCGCTTTTGGTGACCATGGCATCTGTTGTTATCTTGCGGGAGGAGGTCGGCATTCGGCGCTGGGCGGCCGTGATCGCGGGCCTCATCGGCATTCTCATCATGGTCCGACCGGGATATGCGGCGGTCAATATGGGCCATATCGCGGCCTTCATCAGCATCTTCGTGTCGACGGCGGTGGTGCTGATCATGCGGTCCATCGGCGCCACCGAAAGCCGCAACATGATGGTGGGCGCCGTGCTCGCCGGCCAGCTGATGGCCGGAATACCCGGCACCTTCCTCTGGTTTTCCCCGCCTTCGGCTTTCGACATCGGCCTTGTGGTCATCGGCGGTCTTCTCAATGTCGCGGCCCAGTTCCTCTTTCTCGAAGCCCTGCGGCTCGCGCCGGCCTCCAGCGTCGCGCCGATGCAATACACCAAGCTGGTCTGGGCGCTGATTGTGGGCGCGCTGCTGTTCGGGGATCTGCCGACGGTCCACATGCTGCTCGGCGCCGCCATCGTCATCGCGTCCGTGCTCTACATGTTCCATCGCGAGCGCAAGCGGGGGGTCGCCCCAAGTGTAGCCTGA
- the xseA gene encoding Exodeoxyribonuclease 7 large subunit has protein sequence MTGHDFAGEGLATNIQEWTVSSLSGALKRTLEDAFGHVRLKGEVSGYRGPHSSGHCYFALKDEGAKLEAVIWKGVFNRLKIKPQEGLEVVVTGRITTFPGSSKYQIIVESIEPAGVGALMAILEERRRKLAAEGLFDEARKQLLPFLPTVIGVVTSPTGAVIRDILHRLEDRFPSHVLVWPVRVQGETSAAEVAAAINGFNTLPAGGAIPRPDVIIVARGGGSLEDLWSFNDEAVVRAAADSDIPLVSAVGHETDWTLIDYAADLRCPTPTGAAEKVVPVRRDLALRLADLGRRHGEAMARLGERRRTDLRSLARALRRPEDLVAAPRQRLDLAAGKLVHGLRINARRHEVALGALAQRLLRLSPHLQLEQSRARLARAGQQLDRCFAANSHRYAQAFMRVAGRLSSQGLRHKVDRGRDRLVLAGSRLDEMAPEIVTRRRKQLESVWKLIDSLGHKGVLARGYALVLDEARHPVRSASAVAAGMPLTIMLSDGDIGAVAVDSAEGPGKGTGGVARGGRTAPRKAGEAVAKAGPDTQSSLFDDT, from the coding sequence ATGACGGGTCACGACTTCGCGGGTGAAGGTCTCGCGACGAATATCCAGGAATGGACGGTATCGAGCCTGTCCGGTGCCCTGAAGCGGACGCTGGAGGATGCCTTCGGCCATGTCCGTCTCAAGGGCGAGGTGTCCGGCTATCGCGGACCGCATTCCTCCGGCCACTGCTATTTCGCCTTGAAGGACGAGGGCGCCAAGCTCGAGGCCGTGATCTGGAAGGGTGTCTTCAACCGGCTCAAGATCAAGCCGCAGGAAGGTCTCGAAGTGGTCGTCACCGGCCGCATCACCACCTTCCCCGGTTCCTCGAAATACCAGATCATCGTCGAGAGCATCGAGCCGGCCGGCGTCGGCGCGCTGATGGCCATTCTCGAGGAACGCCGGCGCAAGCTCGCCGCCGAGGGATTGTTCGACGAGGCGCGCAAGCAGCTTCTGCCGTTCCTGCCCACCGTCATCGGCGTCGTCACCTCGCCGACCGGTGCCGTCATCCGCGATATCCTCCACCGGCTGGAGGATCGTTTTCCGAGCCATGTGCTCGTCTGGCCCGTGCGCGTGCAGGGCGAAACCAGCGCGGCGGAGGTGGCGGCCGCCATCAACGGCTTCAACACGCTCCCCGCCGGTGGCGCCATCCCCCGGCCCGACGTCATCATCGTCGCGCGCGGGGGCGGCTCGCTGGAGGACCTGTGGTCGTTCAATGACGAGGCGGTCGTGCGCGCCGCCGCCGACAGCGACATCCCGCTCGTCTCGGCGGTGGGCCATGAGACGGACTGGACACTCATCGACTACGCGGCCGATCTGCGCTGCCCCACGCCAACCGGTGCGGCGGAGAAGGTCGTGCCCGTGCGTCGCGACCTCGCGCTGCGTCTCGCCGATCTCGGCCGCCGGCATGGCGAGGCGATGGCGCGACTCGGCGAGCGTCGGCGGACCGATTTGCGCAGCCTGGCGCGAGCCTTGCGCCGGCCGGAGGATCTCGTCGCCGCGCCGCGCCAGCGGCTCGATCTCGCCGCCGGCAAGCTTGTCCATGGCTTGCGCATCAATGCCCGCCGGCATGAAGTTGCGCTCGGCGCGCTCGCCCAGCGTCTTCTGCGCCTGTCACCCCATCTGCAGCTGGAGCAGTCGCGCGCGCGGCTGGCGCGGGCGGGGCAGCAACTCGACCGCTGTTTCGCGGCCAACAGCCATCGCTATGCCCAGGCGTTCATGCGCGTGGCGGGTCGATTGTCGAGCCAGGGGCTCCGGCACAAGGTCGATCGCGGCCGTGATCGGCTTGTGCTCGCAGGCAGCCGTCTCGACGAGATGGCACCCGAGATCGTGACGCGGCGTCGCAAGCAGCTTGAAAGCGTTTGGAAACTGATCGACAGTCTGGGCCACAAGGGAGTTCTGGCCAGGGGGTACGCGCTTGTGCTGGACGAGGCGCGCCATCCTGTCCGCAGTGCGAGCGCGGTCGCGGCGGGCATGCCGTTGACGATCATGCTATCCGATGGCGATATCGGCGCCGTTGCGGTCGATAGCGCGGAGGGGCCCGGCAAGGGAACGGGCGGAGTGGCTCGTGGCGGTCGCACCGCGCCGCGAAAGGCGGGTGAGGCGGTGGCAAAGGCCGGACCGGACACACAGAGCAGCCTGTTCGACGACACCTGA
- a CDS encoding conserved hypothetical protein (Evidence 4 : Unknown function but conserved in other organisms), which yields MNRHDYRFNGNGEASLQYLDADFRVLKPGSYVVCAVTGERIPLDKLRYWSVDRQEAYASPEAVLERHKALRLA from the coding sequence ATGAACCGGCATGACTATCGCTTCAACGGGAACGGCGAGGCGAGCCTGCAATATCTCGATGCGGATTTTCGCGTGCTGAAGCCCGGCAGCTATGTGGTCTGCGCTGTCACGGGCGAGCGCATTCCGCTCGACAAGCTCCGCTATTGGAGTGTCGATCGGCAGGAGGCCTATGCCTCGCCCGAGGCTGTGCTGGAACGCCACAAGGCTCTGCGGCTGGCTTAG
- the lpxK gene encoding Tetraacyldisaccharide 4'-kinase, whose amino-acid sequence MRTPSFWWRARPSFLARLLQPIGFIYGAITARRMGRSGAKPPCPVICIGNLTAGGAGKTPVAIAIADLLSARQETPHVLSRGYGGHLPGPVVVTPGTHDAEAVGDEPLIIARHLPVVVSRDRPAGAALAKAEGASVIVMDDGLQNPSLAKTVTFAVVDGEAGFGNRLCVPAGPLRAPLPVQLPHVDAFIMVGRGPARAAVMDVARHRPIFSGELVPDAGAAARLRGKRVAAFAGIGRPEKFFATLRSIGAEVVDEAPFGDHQPYTPADLRALAARAQALDALLVTTEKDRARLGDDIAHLPGLVVLPVRFMPDDEAGLAAFVSGWLRKTKKGRKRPR is encoded by the coding sequence ATGCGCACGCCGTCGTTCTGGTGGCGCGCGCGACCCTCGTTCCTCGCCCGCCTTCTACAGCCGATCGGCTTCATCTACGGCGCGATCACGGCGCGTCGCATGGGGCGTTCCGGCGCGAAACCACCCTGCCCCGTCATCTGCATCGGTAATCTGACGGCCGGGGGCGCTGGCAAGACACCCGTCGCCATCGCTATCGCGGATCTGCTCAGCGCCCGCCAGGAAACGCCGCATGTGCTGAGCCGCGGCTATGGCGGACATCTTCCCGGCCCGGTCGTCGTCACACCCGGCACCCATGACGCGGAGGCCGTCGGTGACGAGCCCCTGATTATCGCCCGCCACCTGCCCGTGGTGGTATCGCGTGACCGGCCGGCGGGCGCTGCCCTGGCCAAGGCCGAGGGCGCGTCGGTCATCGTGATGGACGACGGGCTGCAAAACCCCTCGCTGGCCAAGACCGTCACTTTCGCCGTTGTTGATGGTGAGGCTGGGTTCGGAAACCGGCTCTGCGTTCCGGCCGGCCCCCTGCGCGCCCCCCTGCCCGTCCAATTGCCCCATGTCGATGCCTTCATCATGGTCGGGCGCGGCCCAGCCCGCGCGGCGGTCATGGACGTTGCCCGCCATCGCCCGATCTTCAGCGGGGAACTCGTGCCCGACGCAGGGGCAGCTGCCCGCTTGCGCGGCAAGCGTGTCGCGGCCTTCGCCGGGATCGGCAGGCCAGAGAAGTTTTTCGCGACGCTGCGGTCCATCGGAGCGGAGGTCGTTGACGAAGCGCCATTCGGTGATCACCAACCCTACACCCCCGCGGACCTGAGAGCGTTGGCGGCCCGTGCTCAGGCTCTCGACGCCCTGCTCGTCACGACGGAGAAGGACCGCGCGCGTCTCGGCGACGATATCGCTCATCTGCCCGGCCTCGTGGTGTTGCCGGTGCGCTTCATGCCCGACGACGAAGCGGGCCTCGCTGCATTCGTGTCAGGCTGGCTGCGCAAGACGAAGAAGGGCCGGAAGAGGCCCCGCTAA